In one window of Pseudomonas sp. IAC-BECa141 DNA:
- a CDS encoding ArsR/SmtB family transcription factor, producing MQSSLTECEVAQLRASASKACSLLKALANEDRLLILCQLTQGERNVGELEKMTGVRQPTLSQQLGILRDEGLVATRREGKYIFYGLASHEVIQVMKTLSGLYCGAVLKSWAQ from the coding sequence ATGCAATCCAGTCTGACCGAATGTGAAGTCGCCCAACTGCGCGCCTCGGCCTCCAAGGCCTGTTCGCTGCTCAAGGCATTGGCCAACGAGGATCGGCTGTTGATCCTGTGCCAGTTGACCCAGGGCGAGCGCAACGTTGGCGAGCTGGAGAAAATGACCGGCGTGCGTCAGCCAACCCTGTCCCAGCAACTGGGCATCCTGCGCGATGAAGGGCTGGTCGCGACCCGTCGTGAAGGCAAGTACATTTTTTACGGTCTCGCCAGTCACGAAGTGATCCAGGTGATGAAAACCCTGTCCGGACTCTACTGCGGAGCCGTGCTCAAAAGCTGGGCGCAATAG
- a CDS encoding MBL fold metallo-hydrolase — protein MPALIEAFLDPASSTYSYVVYEADGGQCAIVDPVLDYDGAAGRTCTAQADRIIAFVRAHHLQVQWLLETHAHADHLSAAPYLRRELGGKIAIGESISKVQNVFKALFNLEPEFRVDGSQFDHLFAPNESFRIGNLKATALHVPGHTPADMAYLIDGEQILVGDTLFMPDVGTARCDFPGGNAHQLFNSIHKLLAFPASVKLYVCHDYPPQGRAAQCQTTVGEQRKSNIHVHDGVDEAAFVEMRTKRDAGLGMPTLLLPAIQVNVRAGNFPAAEDNGVVYLKIPINKL, from the coding sequence ATGCCCGCGCTGATTGAAGCTTTCCTCGACCCCGCCTCTTCGACCTACAGCTACGTGGTCTACGAGGCCGACGGCGGGCAGTGCGCAATCGTCGATCCGGTGCTCGATTACGACGGCGCCGCCGGTCGCACCTGTACGGCTCAGGCCGACAGGATCATCGCCTTCGTTCGCGCCCATCACCTGCAAGTGCAGTGGCTGCTGGAAACCCATGCCCACGCCGATCACTTGTCCGCCGCTCCGTACCTGCGCCGGGAACTGGGCGGGAAAATCGCGATTGGCGAATCGATCAGCAAAGTGCAGAACGTGTTCAAGGCGCTGTTCAACCTGGAGCCGGAATTTCGCGTCGACGGCTCGCAGTTCGATCACCTGTTCGCACCCAACGAGTCGTTCCGGATCGGCAACCTCAAGGCCACCGCCCTGCACGTTCCCGGCCATACCCCGGCGGACATGGCTTACCTGATCGATGGAGAACAGATCCTGGTCGGCGACACCCTGTTCATGCCTGACGTCGGCACCGCCCGTTGCGACTTCCCTGGTGGCAACGCCCATCAACTGTTCAATTCGATTCACAAGCTGCTGGCCTTCCCCGCCAGCGTGAAGCTCTACGTCTGCCACGACTACCCGCCGCAAGGTCGCGCCGCGCAGTGCCAGACCACCGTGGGTGAACAGCGCAAAAGCAATATCCATGTGCATGACGGCGTCGACGAAGCCGCATTTGTGGAGATGCGCACCAAACGCGATGCCGGGTTGGGCATGCCGACGCTGTTGCTGCCGGCAATTCAGGTCAATGTGCGGGCGGGCAATTTTCCAGCGGCAGAAGATAACGGCGTGGTGTATCTGAAGATTCCGATCAACAAACTGTAA
- the bkdR gene encoding Bkd operon transcriptional regulator BkdR: MRKLDRTDIGILNSLQENARVTNADLARSVNLSPTPCFNRVKAMEELGLIREQVTLLDADLLGLHVNVFIHVSLEKQVEEALQHFEEAISDRPEVMECYLMAGDPDYLIRVLVPTIQALERFMMDFLTKVPGVANIRSSFALKQVRYKTALPLPANGLTLGV; this comes from the coding sequence ATGCGCAAACTGGACCGTACCGACATCGGCATTCTCAACAGCCTTCAGGAGAACGCGCGCGTCACCAACGCCGACCTCGCCCGTTCGGTCAATCTGTCGCCGACGCCGTGCTTCAACCGGGTCAAGGCGATGGAGGAACTGGGGCTGATCCGCGAGCAGGTGACACTGCTCGACGCCGACCTGCTGGGGCTGCACGTCAACGTGTTCATCCACGTGAGCCTCGAGAAGCAGGTAGAGGAAGCGCTGCAGCATTTCGAGGAAGCGATTTCCGACCGGCCGGAAGTCATGGAGTGCTACCTGATGGCCGGCGACCCGGACTATCTGATCCGGGTGCTGGTGCCGACCATTCAGGCGCTTGAACGCTTCATGATGGACTTTCTGACCAAAGTCCCTGGTGTGGCGAATATCCGCTCAAGCTTTGCGCTCAAGCAGGTGCGCTACAAGACGGCATTGCCGTTGCCGGCGAATGGCTTGACGCTCGGGGTTTGA
- a CDS encoding 3-methyl-2-oxobutanoate dehydrogenase (2-methylpropanoyl-transferring) subunit alpha: MTQAYEPLRLHVPEPSGRPGCKTDFSYLHLTDAGTVRKPSIDVEPADTADLARGLIRVLDDQGNALGPWAENVPIEILRKGMRAMLKTRIYDNRMVVAQRQKKMSFYMQSLGEEAIGSAQALALNIDDMCFPTYRQQSILMARDVPLVDLICQLLSNERDPLKGRQLPIMYSVKDAGFFTISGNLATQFIQGVGWGMASAIKGDTKIASAWIGDGATAESDFHTALTFAHVYRAPVILNVVNNQWAISTFQAIAGGEATTFAGRGVGCGIASLRVDGNDFYAVYAASAWAAERARRNLGPTMIEWVTYRAGPHSTSDDPSKYRPADDWSHFPLGDPIARLKQHLIKVGHWSEEEHAAVSAELEAEVIAAQKQAEQYGTLAGGQIPSAATMFEDVYKEMPEHLKRQRQQLGI; encoded by the coding sequence ATGACCCAAGCGTATGAACCGCTGCGTCTGCACGTCCCTGAACCCTCGGGTCGCCCAGGCTGCAAAACCGATTTCTCCTACCTGCATCTGACCGATGCCGGGACGGTGCGCAAACCCTCCATCGACGTTGAACCGGCCGACACCGCCGACCTTGCCCGTGGCCTGATCCGCGTGCTCGACGACCAGGGCAATGCCCTCGGCCCTTGGGCCGAAAACGTGCCGATCGAGATCCTGCGCAAAGGCATGCGCGCCATGCTCAAGACCCGGATCTACGACAACCGCATGGTGGTCGCCCAACGTCAGAAAAAAATGTCGTTCTACATGCAGAGCCTTGGCGAAGAAGCCATCGGCAGCGCCCAGGCCCTGGCCTTGAACATCGACGACATGTGCTTCCCGACCTACCGCCAGCAAAGCATTCTGATGGCCCGCGACGTACCGCTGGTCGACCTGATCTGCCAACTGCTGTCCAACGAGCGCGATCCGCTCAAGGGCCGTCAGTTACCGATCATGTACTCGGTCAAGGACGCCGGTTTCTTCACCATTTCCGGCAACCTCGCCACTCAATTCATCCAGGGCGTGGGCTGGGGCATGGCCTCGGCGATCAAGGGCGATACCAAAATCGCCTCGGCCTGGATCGGCGACGGCGCCACCGCCGAATCGGACTTCCACACCGCCCTCACCTTCGCTCACGTTTACCGGGCGCCGGTGATCCTCAACGTCGTTAATAACCAGTGGGCGATCTCGACCTTCCAGGCCATCGCCGGTGGTGAAGCCACCACCTTCGCCGGACGCGGCGTCGGTTGCGGCATCGCCTCCCTGCGCGTTGACGGCAACGATTTCTACGCGGTCTACGCCGCCTCCGCCTGGGCCGCCGAACGCGCCCGCCGCAACCTCGGCCCGACCATGATCGAATGGGTCACCTACCGCGCCGGCCCGCACTCGACCTCCGACGATCCGTCCAAATACCGTCCTGCCGACGACTGGAGCCACTTCCCGCTGGGCGACCCGATTGCCCGCCTGAAACAGCACCTGATCAAGGTCGGTCACTGGTCGGAAGAAGAGCACGCCGCCGTCAGCGCCGAACTCGAAGCCGAGGTGATCGCCGCGCAGAAACAGGCCGAGCAGTACGGCACCCTCGCCGGCGGCCAGATTCCGAGCGCCGCGACCATGTTCGAAGACGTCTACAAAGAGATGCCGGAGCACTTGAAGCGCCAGCGTCAGCAGTTGGGGATCTGA
- a CDS encoding alpha-ketoacid dehydrogenase subunit beta, producing MNDHNNNIQLETAMTTTTMTMIQALRSAMDVMLERDDNVVVFGQDVGYFGGVFRCTEGLQAKYGTSRVFDAPISESGIVGVAVGMGAYGLRPVAEIQFADYVYPASDQIISEAARLRYRSAGEFTAPMTLRMPCGGGIYGGQTHSQSIEAMFTQVCGLRTVMPSNPYDAKGLLIASIENDDPVIFLEPKRLYNGPFDGHHDRPVTPWSKHPAAQVPDGYYTVPLDVAAITRPGKDVTVLTYGTTVYVSQVAAEESGVDAEVIDLRSLWPLDLETIVKSVKKTGRCVVVHEATRTCGFGAELVSLVQEHCFHHLEAPIERVTGWDTPYPHAQEWAYFPGPSRVGAALKRVMEV from the coding sequence ATGAACGATCACAACAACAATATTCAGTTGGAAACCGCCATGACCACGACCACCATGACCATGATCCAGGCCCTGCGCTCGGCCATGGATGTGATGCTTGAGCGTGACGACAACGTTGTGGTGTTCGGCCAGGACGTCGGCTACTTCGGCGGCGTGTTCCGTTGCACCGAAGGCCTGCAGGCCAAGTACGGCACCTCGCGGGTGTTCGATGCGCCGATCTCCGAGAGCGGCATCGTCGGCGTCGCCGTGGGCATGGGTGCTTATGGCTTGCGTCCGGTTGCCGAGATTCAGTTCGCCGACTACGTGTACCCGGCGTCCGACCAGATCATTTCCGAAGCCGCCCGTCTGCGTTATCGCTCGGCCGGCGAGTTCACCGCGCCGATGACCCTGCGCATGCCTTGCGGCGGCGGCATCTACGGCGGCCAGACCCACAGCCAGAGCATCGAAGCGATGTTCACTCAGGTCTGCGGTCTGCGCACCGTCATGCCGTCCAACCCGTATGACGCCAAAGGCTTGCTGATCGCCTCCATCGAAAACGATGACCCGGTGATCTTCCTCGAGCCGAAACGCCTGTACAACGGCCCGTTCGACGGCCACCACGATCGCCCGGTAACCCCGTGGTCGAAACACCCGGCCGCGCAAGTGCCGGACGGTTACTACACCGTACCGCTGGATGTCGCCGCGATCACCCGTCCGGGCAAGGACGTGACCGTGCTGACCTACGGCACCACCGTTTACGTGTCGCAAGTTGCCGCCGAAGAATCCGGCGTTGATGCAGAGGTCATCGACCTGCGCAGCCTGTGGCCGCTGGACCTGGAAACCATCGTCAAATCCGTGAAGAAAACCGGCCGTTGCGTGGTGGTGCACGAAGCCACCCGCACCTGCGGTTTCGGCGCCGAACTGGTGTCGCTGGTGCAAGAGCATTGCTTCCACCACCTGGAAGCGCCGATCGAGCGCGTCACCGGTTGGGACACCCCCTACCCGCACGCGCAGGAGTGGGCGTATTTCCCTGGGCCGTCCCGAGTGGGCGCGGCGCTGAAACGGGTCATGGAGGTCTGA
- a CDS encoding dihydrolipoamide acetyltransferase family protein, translating to MGTHVIKMPDIGEGIAEVELSQWHVKVGDLVVEDQVLADVMTDKAMVDIPSPVHGKVIALGGQPGEVMAVGSILISIEVEGAGNLKESDKPAPVAAKEAPAAPKVEAVVESKPAVTAPRPAAAVCQGPMVAREADERPLASPAVRKHALDLGIQLRLVRGSGPAGRVLHEDLDAYLAQGQSNASAPVAAAYAQRHDEEQIQVIGMRRKIAQRMQDATQRAAHFSYVEEIDVTALEELRSHLNEKHGASRGKLTLLPFLVRALVVALRDFPQMNARYDDEAQVITRLGAVHVGVATQSDVGLMVPVVRHAEARSLWDSAAEISRLATAARNGKASRDELSGSTITLTSLGALGGIVSTPVLNLPEVAIVGVNKIVERPMVVKGQVVIRKMMNLSSSFDHRVVDGMDAALFIQAIRGLLEQPATLFVE from the coding sequence ATGGGCACGCACGTTATCAAGATGCCGGACATCGGCGAAGGCATCGCAGAAGTAGAACTGTCGCAGTGGCACGTCAAGGTCGGCGATCTGGTCGTTGAAGATCAGGTACTGGCGGATGTGATGACCGACAAGGCGATGGTCGATATTCCCTCGCCGGTACACGGCAAGGTGATTGCGTTGGGCGGTCAGCCGGGTGAAGTGATGGCGGTCGGCAGTATCCTGATCAGCATCGAGGTTGAAGGCGCCGGCAATCTGAAGGAGTCGGACAAGCCGGCGCCTGTTGCGGCGAAAGAAGCACCTGCCGCACCCAAAGTTGAAGCGGTCGTCGAAAGCAAACCTGCTGTCACCGCGCCGCGTCCGGCGGCTGCCGTTTGCCAGGGCCCAATGGTTGCCCGTGAAGCCGATGAGCGTCCGCTGGCCTCGCCGGCCGTGCGCAAACACGCGCTGGATCTGGGTATTCAATTGCGTCTGGTGCGCGGTTCCGGCCCGGCCGGTCGCGTATTGCACGAAGACCTCGACGCCTACCTGGCACAGGGTCAGTCGAACGCTTCGGCACCGGTCGCCGCCGCTTACGCCCAGCGTCACGATGAAGAACAGATTCAAGTGATCGGCATGCGCCGCAAGATTGCCCAGCGCATGCAGGACGCGACCCAACGTGCTGCGCACTTCAGTTATGTCGAGGAAATCGACGTCACCGCGCTTGAAGAACTGCGTTCACACCTGAACGAAAAACATGGCGCCAGCCGTGGCAAGCTGACTTTGCTGCCGTTCCTCGTACGTGCCTTGGTCGTCGCCCTGCGCGACTTCCCGCAGATGAACGCCCGTTACGACGACGAAGCCCAGGTCATCACCCGTCTCGGCGCGGTGCATGTCGGCGTCGCCACCCAAAGCGACGTCGGCCTGATGGTACCGGTGGTGCGTCACGCCGAAGCGCGCAGCCTGTGGGACAGCGCGGCGGAAATTTCTCGCCTTGCCACTGCCGCCCGCAATGGCAAGGCCAGCCGCGATGAGCTGTCCGGCTCGACCATCACCCTGACCAGCCTCGGCGCCCTTGGCGGCATCGTCAGTACCCCGGTGCTGAACCTGCCGGAAGTGGCGATCGTCGGCGTCAACAAAATCGTCGAACGCCCGATGGTCGTCAAAGGCCAGGTGGTGATCCGCAAGATGATGAACCTCTCCAGCTCCTTCGATCACCGCGTGGTCGACGGCATGGACGCGGCGCTCTTCATCCAGGCCATTCGTGGTCTGCTCGAACAACCTGCGACCCTGTTTGTGGAGTGA
- the lpdA gene encoding dihydrolipoyl dehydrogenase: MQTLNTTLLIIGGGPGGYVTAIRAGQLGVPTILVEGESLGGTCLNIGCIPSKALIHVAEQFHQTQHHNQHSALGISVSAPTLDISKSVEWKDGIVDRLTTGVAALLKKNKVQVINGWAKVIDGKTVEVGDTRIHCEHLVLATGSKSVNLPILPIGGPIISSTEALAPKSVPKRLIVVGGGYIGLELGIAYRKLGAEVSVVEAQDRILPAYDAELTQPVHDALKQLGVKLYLKHSVLGFDGTLQVRDPNGDTLNLETDQVLVAVGRKPNTQGWNLEALNLDMNGSAIKINNRCQTSMRNVYAIGDLSGEPMLAHRAMAQGEMVAELISGKTREFNPTAIAAVCFTDPELVVVGKTPDEAKAAGLDCIVSNFPFAANGRAMTLESKTGFVRVVARRDNHVIVGWQAVGVGVSELSTAFAQSLEMGARLEDIGGTIHAHPTLGEAVQEAALRALGHALHL, translated from the coding sequence ATGCAAACTCTGAACACCACGCTGCTGATCATCGGCGGCGGCCCCGGCGGTTACGTAACGGCCATTCGTGCCGGGCAACTGGGCGTTCCGACCATTCTGGTCGAGGGCGAATCGCTGGGCGGCACCTGCCTGAACATCGGCTGTATTCCGTCGAAAGCGCTGATTCATGTGGCCGAACAGTTTCACCAGACTCAACACCACAATCAGCATTCGGCACTCGGCATCAGCGTTTCGGCGCCGACCCTCGACATCAGCAAAAGCGTCGAGTGGAAGGACGGCATCGTCGATCGCCTGACCACTGGCGTCGCCGCGTTGCTGAAGAAGAACAAGGTTCAGGTCATCAACGGCTGGGCCAAGGTCATCGATGGCAAGACCGTGGAAGTCGGCGACACCCGCATCCACTGCGAACATCTGGTGCTGGCCACCGGTTCAAAAAGCGTCAATCTGCCGATCCTGCCGATTGGCGGGCCGATCATTTCGTCTACCGAGGCGCTCGCGCCGAAGTCGGTTCCGAAGCGTCTGATCGTGGTGGGTGGCGGTTACATCGGTCTGGAATTGGGCATTGCTTATCGCAAGCTCGGCGCCGAGGTCAGCGTGGTCGAGGCGCAGGATCGCATCCTGCCGGCCTACGACGCAGAACTGACCCAACCGGTGCACGACGCGCTGAAGCAACTGGGCGTGAAGCTGTATCTGAAACACAGCGTTCTGGGCTTCGACGGTACGTTGCAGGTGCGCGATCCGAACGGCGACACCCTGAATCTGGAAACCGATCAGGTGCTGGTGGCCGTCGGCCGTAAACCCAATACCCAAGGCTGGAACCTTGAAGCGCTGAACCTGGACATGAACGGCTCCGCGATCAAGATCAACAACCGTTGCCAGACCAGCATGCGCAACGTCTACGCCATCGGCGACCTGAGCGGCGAGCCGATGCTGGCCCACCGCGCCATGGCTCAGGGCGAGATGGTGGCCGAGCTGATCAGCGGCAAGACCCGCGAATTCAACCCGACCGCCATCGCTGCGGTTTGCTTCACCGACCCGGAACTGGTGGTCGTCGGCAAGACGCCGGACGAAGCGAAAGCTGCGGGACTGGACTGCATCGTGTCGAACTTCCCGTTCGCGGCCAATGGCCGGGCGATGACCCTGGAATCGAAAACCGGCTTCGTGCGGGTGGTCGCTCGTCGGGACAATCATGTGATTGTCGGTTGGCAGGCAGTGGGTGTCGGGGTGTCGGAGCTGTCGACCGCGTTCGCGCAAAGCCTTGAAATGGGCGCACGACTGGAAGACATCGGCGGCACCATTCATGCGCACCCGACCCTGGGCGAAGCGGTGCAGGAAGCGGCGTTGCGTGCGCTCGGGCATGCGTTGCACCTGTAA
- a CDS encoding branched-chain amino acid aminotransferase, which yields MGNESINWDKLGFDYIKTDKRYLSYFRNGEWDKGTLTEDNVLHISEGSTALHYGQQCFEGLKAYRCKDGSINLFRPDQNAARMQRSCARLLMPHVSTEQFIEACKQVVRANERFIPPYGTGGALYLRPFVIGVGDNIGVRTAPEFIFSVFAIPVGAYFKGGLTPHNFQISTFDRAAPQGTGAAKVGGNYAASLMPGSQAKKAHFADAIYLDPLTHKKIEEVGSANFFGITHDNKFVTPNSPSVLPGITRLSLIELAKSRLGLEVVEGDVFIDKLSDFKEAGACGTAAVITPIGGISYNDHLHVFHSETEVGPVTQKLYKELTGVQTGDIEAPAGWIVKV from the coding sequence ATGGGTAACGAAAGCATCAACTGGGACAAGCTGGGTTTTGACTACATCAAGACCGACAAACGCTATCTGTCGTACTTTCGCAACGGCGAGTGGGACAAAGGCACCCTGACCGAAGACAACGTGCTGCACATCAGCGAAGGCTCCACTGCGCTTCACTATGGTCAGCAATGCTTCGAAGGCCTGAAGGCCTATCGTTGCAAGGACGGCTCGATCAACCTGTTCCGTCCGGACCAGAACGCTGCACGCATGCAACGCAGCTGCGCCCGCCTGCTGATGCCACATGTGTCCACCGAGCAGTTCATTGAAGCGTGCAAGCAAGTGGTTCGTGCCAACGAGCGCTTCATCCCGCCTTACGGCACCGGCGGCGCGCTGTACCTGCGTCCTTTCGTGATCGGCGTGGGTGACAACATCGGCGTGCGTACCGCACCTGAGTTCATCTTCTCGGTGTTCGCGATTCCGGTTGGCGCCTACTTCAAGGGCGGCCTGACGCCGCACAACTTCCAGATCTCCACCTTCGACCGCGCCGCGCCACAAGGCACCGGTGCCGCCAAGGTCGGTGGCAACTATGCCGCCAGCCTGATGCCGGGCTCCCAGGCCAAGAAAGCGCACTTCGCTGATGCCATCTACCTGGATCCGCTGACCCACAAGAAGATCGAGGAAGTCGGTTCGGCCAACTTCTTCGGGATTACCCACGACAACAAGTTCGTGACACCGAACTCGCCGTCGGTACTGCCGGGTATCACCCGTCTGTCGCTGATCGAACTGGCCAAGTCCCGCCTGGGTCTGGAAGTGGTCGAAGGCGACGTGTTCATCGACAAGCTGTCGGACTTCAAGGAAGCCGGTGCCTGCGGTACCGCTGCGGTGATCACCCCGATCGGCGGCATCAGCTACAACGACCACCTGCACGTATTCCACAGCGAAACCGAAGTCGGCCCTGTGACCCAGAAGCTCTACAAAGAGCTGACCGGCGTGCAGACCGGCGACATCGAAGCGCCAGCAGGCTGGATCGTCAAGGTTTGA
- a CDS encoding TIGR03915 family putative DNA repair protein — protein MINLDCDDLFDIWRQQARWLLSHEIDPSLVSWASEGVSDLFASDVSVPEGQGPFQARIPRALLDTLEQASRYRGDQRWSLLYEVLWRVSHGDRTAMMAGDKLGSELQRRIKQVQREAHHLHAFVRFIERSADLPGPQYVAWHEPAHDILHSASEHFVGRMGRHRWLIATPRDGVYYDGDRLIHQRQCPVEWQQLAQNVDDPHGDLWLTYYSHIFNPARLNEKVMQGHLPTRFWKNLPEGELIPGLITQARMGKQQNGQASGIAGRAGKRIAMKVSERDE, from the coding sequence ATGATCAATCTCGATTGCGACGACCTGTTCGACATCTGGCGCCAGCAGGCGCGCTGGCTGCTCAGCCATGAAATCGACCCGAGTCTGGTGAGCTGGGCGTCGGAAGGCGTGAGCGATCTGTTCGCCAGTGACGTGTCGGTGCCCGAAGGGCAGGGGCCGTTTCAGGCGCGGATTCCGCGTGCATTGCTCGACACCCTGGAACAAGCATCTCGATACCGGGGCGATCAACGCTGGAGTCTGCTGTATGAAGTGCTGTGGCGCGTCAGCCATGGCGATCGCACCGCAATGATGGCCGGTGACAAACTGGGCAGCGAGTTGCAGCGGCGGATCAAGCAGGTGCAGCGCGAAGCCCATCATCTGCATGCGTTCGTGCGTTTCATCGAGCGCTCGGCGGATCTGCCGGGGCCGCAATATGTCGCGTGGCACGAACCGGCCCACGACATCCTGCACAGCGCCAGCGAACATTTCGTCGGGCGCATGGGGCGGCATCGCTGGCTGATAGCTACGCCCCGCGACGGCGTTTATTACGATGGCGATCGACTGATCCATCAACGGCAATGCCCGGTGGAGTGGCAGCAACTGGCGCAGAACGTCGATGATCCCCACGGTGATTTATGGCTGACGTACTACAGCCACATCTTCAACCCGGCGCGGTTGAACGAGAAAGTCATGCAAGGGCATTTGCCGACGCGGTTCTGGAAGAACCTGCCGGAGGGGGAGCTGATTCCCGGATTGATTACCCAGGCGCGCATGGGCAAGCAGCAGAACGGACAGGCGAGCGGGATTGCCGGTCGCGCGGGCAAGCGGATTGCCATGAAGGTTAGCGAACGGGACGAATGA
- a CDS encoding putative DNA modification/repair radical SAM protein translates to MQIIDKLSILADAAKYDASCASSGAPKRSSEGKRGLGSTDGMGICHSYTPDGRCVSLLKVLLTNFCLYDCQYCVNRRSSDVPRARFTPEEVVTLTLDFYRRNCVSGLFLSSGIIRSADYTMEQLVRVAKLLREEHEFRGYIHLKTIPDADPALIEEAGRYADRLSVNIELPTDASLQTLAPEKHIGSIKQAMNTIYTGLQTVLNEPRAPKFAPAGQSTQMIVGADDTDDSTILHSAQALYGNFRLRRVYYSAFSPIPDSPKSVPLAAPPLMREHRLYQADFLLRGYGYTAGELLQGPGNLALDIDPKLAWALQNREVFPLDLNRAEPALISRIPGIGLRTTERLVELRRQRRIRYEDVARMRCVLAKAKPFIITSDYHPQQAEVTSQMLYQQLRDRPMPQQMGLWG, encoded by the coding sequence ATGCAAATCATCGACAAGCTCAGCATCCTCGCCGATGCCGCCAAGTACGACGCCTCCTGCGCCAGCAGTGGCGCGCCCAAGCGCAGCTCCGAGGGCAAGCGCGGGCTGGGTTCGACCGATGGCATGGGCATCTGCCACAGCTACACGCCGGACGGGCGTTGCGTGTCGCTGCTCAAGGTTCTGCTGACCAACTTCTGTCTCTACGACTGCCAATACTGTGTCAACCGCCGCTCCAGCGACGTACCCCGCGCGCGGTTCACTCCAGAGGAGGTGGTGACGCTGACCCTGGATTTCTACCGGCGCAATTGCGTCAGCGGGTTGTTCCTCAGTTCAGGGATCATCCGCTCGGCGGACTACACCATGGAGCAACTGGTGCGTGTCGCGAAGCTGTTGCGCGAAGAGCATGAGTTTCGTGGCTACATTCATCTCAAGACCATTCCCGACGCGGATCCTGCCCTGATCGAAGAGGCCGGGCGTTATGCCGACCGCTTGAGCGTCAACATTGAATTGCCCACCGATGCCAGTTTGCAGACGCTGGCGCCGGAGAAGCACATCGGTTCGATCAAGCAGGCGATGAACACCATCTACACCGGCTTGCAGACCGTGCTTAACGAACCCCGCGCACCAAAGTTCGCCCCGGCCGGGCAGAGCACGCAGATGATCGTCGGCGCCGATGACACCGACGACAGCACAATTCTGCACAGCGCCCAGGCGCTCTACGGCAACTTCCGTCTGCGCCGGGTCTATTACTCGGCGTTCAGCCCGATTCCCGACAGCCCGAAAAGCGTACCGCTGGCCGCGCCGCCACTGATGCGCGAGCACCGCTTGTATCAGGCTGATTTTCTGTTGCGCGGTTATGGCTATACCGCCGGTGAGTTGCTTCAGGGGCCGGGCAATCTGGCGCTGGACATCGACCCGAAACTGGCCTGGGCGCTGCAGAACCGCGAGGTGTTTCCGCTGGACCTCAACCGCGCCGAACCGGCGTTGATCTCACGCATTCCCGGCATCGGCCTGCGCACCACCGAACGTCTGGTGGAGCTGCGTCGACAGCGGCGCATTCGCTACGAAGACGTGGCGCGTATGCGTTGCGTGCTGGCCAAGGCCAAGCCGTTCATCATCACCAGCGATTACCACCCGCAGCAGGCAGAAGTCACCAGCCAGATGCTCTATCAGCAACTGCGCGACCGGCCGATGCCGCAACAGATGGGGCTGTGGGGATGA
- a CDS encoding SDR family NAD(P)-dependent oxidoreductase, with product MDHVFQGKLAVITGASSGIGLAATERLLDQGARVLAMSRKPGALAELLERYPQQLVWHPGDVTQASDLASLAEQAASLGPASFVVPNAGIAELADGLDSSAFDRQWAVNGAGALNTLAALRPHLADKASVVFIGTFLAQISFAGLAAYIASKAALIAHARTLAVELAPHGVRINCVSPGPTATPIWSTLGLSDEALRDVAQGVNNRLLSGQFLEPAAVADVILFQLGNGARGVIGQDWVVDSGYTLS from the coding sequence ATGGATCATGTTTTTCAGGGCAAGCTTGCGGTCATCACCGGCGCCAGTTCGGGCATAGGCCTGGCCGCTACCGAGCGCCTGCTCGACCAAGGCGCACGCGTGTTGGCCATGTCGCGAAAGCCCGGAGCACTGGCCGAACTGCTTGAGCGGTATCCACAGCAACTGGTCTGGCATCCCGGCGATGTCACTCAAGCCTCTGACCTTGCCTCCTTGGCCGAGCAGGCTGCGAGTCTGGGCCCGGCAAGCTTCGTGGTGCCCAATGCCGGTATCGCAGAACTCGCCGACGGGCTCGACAGCTCGGCGTTCGATCGCCAATGGGCGGTGAACGGCGCCGGAGCCCTGAACACGTTGGCTGCCCTGCGCCCGCACCTTGCTGACAAGGCGTCAGTTGTGTTCATCGGTACTTTTCTGGCCCAAATCAGTTTCGCGGGGCTGGCCGCCTACATCGCATCAAAAGCAGCGTTGATCGCCCATGCCAGGACCCTCGCGGTCGAGCTGGCGCCCCACGGCGTGCGCATCAACTGCGTCTCCCCCGGCCCGACTGCAACGCCGATCTGGTCGACATTGGGCCTGAGTGACGAAGCGCTCCGGGACGTGGCCCAAGGCGTCAACAACCGGCTTTTGAGCGGGCAGTTTCTCGAACCTGCGGCAGTGGCCGACGTCATTCTGTTCCAACTGGGCAATGGTGCTCGCGGCGTCATCGGTCAGGATTGGGTGGTCGATAGCGGTTATACCCTGAGCTAA